From the genome of Caloenas nicobarica isolate bCalNic1 chromosome 14, bCalNic1.hap1, whole genome shotgun sequence, one region includes:
- the GRIFIN gene encoding grifin — protein sequence MALRFEALYPEGMCPGWSIVVKGETSSSTSMFEINLLCEPGDQIALHFNPRFSSSRIICNSFLANHWGKEEVNNTFPFEAMEPFQVEIYSDQDYFHIFINENKILQYKHRQKQLSSITKLQILNDIAISSVEITKRGLY from the exons ATGGCACTGCGG TTCGAGGCCCTGTACCCAGAGGGGATGTGTCCTGGCTGGAGCATCGTGGTCAAGGGCGAGACCAGTTCCAGTACGAGCAT GTTTGAAATTAACTTGCTCTGTGAGCCCGGGGACCAAATCGCTCTCCATTTTAACCCCcgcttctccagctccagaatCATCTGCAACTCCTTTCTCGCCAACCACTGGGGGAAGGAAGAGGTTAATAACACCTTCCCCTTTGAAGCAATGGAGCCATTCCAG GTTGAAATCTACTCTGACCAAGACTACTTCCACATTTTcatcaatgaaaacaaaatactacAGTACAAGCATCGCCAGAAGCAGCTTTCATCCATCACCAAGCTGCAGATTCTCAATGATATTGCCATTTCTTCAGTGGAAATCACCAAACGAGGCCTTTACTAG